GATCCAGAAGTTGAAGCGGATCGCGCCCATGATGACCATGAACTCGCCGACGAAGCCCGACGTGCCCGGCAGGCCGACGTTGGCCATCGCGAACAGCACGGTGAAGGTCGCGAAACGCGGCATCACGCCCGCCACGCCGCCGTACGCGGCGATCTCGCGCTGCTTCGTGCGATCGACGAGCACGTTCACGCACAGCAGCATCGCGCCGGCGACGAAGCCGTACGACACGAGCTGCACGATCGCACCCTCGACGCCGATCCGGTTGAACAGGAACAGCCCGAGCGTGACGATGCCCATGTGCGCGACCGTCGAATACGCGAGCAGCTTGCCGAGATCGGTCTGCGCAAGCGCGATCAGGCTCGCATAGACGATCGCGAACAACGACAGCGCGATCACCGCCGGCGCGAAGAAGTGACTCGCATCGGGCGTGATCGGCAGCGCGAAACGCAGGAATCCGTAGCCGCCGAGCTTGAGCATCGCGAGCATCAGCGCGGCACCAGTCGGGCCGTCGGTGTAGACGTCGCTCAACCACGTATGGACCGGCCACATCGGCACCTTCACCGCGAACGCCGCGAAAAAGCCGAGGAACACCAGCAACTGCGGCGCGAAGCCGAGCTGCAGCGTGCGCCACGCCGCCATGTCGAACGTATGCGACTGCGCGTACAGGTACAGCATCGCCATCAACAGCAGCAGCGAGCCCGCGAACGAGATGAAGAAGAACTTCACGGCCGCATACACGCGGCGCTCGCGCCCCCAGGTGCCGATCAGCAGGTACAGCGGGATCAGCGTCGCCTCGAAGAAGATGAAGAACAGCAGCCCGTCCTGCGCGACGAACACGCCGACCATCAATCCCGACAGGATCAGGAACGACGCGTAGTACTGCGCGACGCGCACCGTGACCGACTCCCACGACGCGATCACCACCACGAGCGTCGTGAAGGCGGTCAGCACGACGAGCCACAGCGACGCGCCGTCGATGCCGACGCGCCATCCGGAATTGAATGCCGCCAGCCAGTCACGGCTTTCGACGAACTGCATCGCCGCCGAATGCGCATCGAAGCCGGCAACCAACGGGACGACGGCCGCGAGCCCCACGATCGCGCCCGCGAGCGCGATCAGCCGCGTGCGGCGCGGGTGACGGTCGGAACCGGCGCGCAGCAGGCACGCGCCGAACAGGATCGGAGCCCAGATGGCCAGGCTCAGGAAGGGGAAATCATGCATGTCAACAAGGCCTTGATGAGGTCGCGCACTGCATCGGGGACAGGCGAGACGAAAGGAACGAAATCAAATCGACAGGTAGATTTCGTGAATCGCCAGTGTTGGCAAAATGTAAAGCGACATCACGGGGAAACTTGATGTCGCTCAAACGCGATCGGGTTAACCAGCATAAGGCGATTGATTATTTTCTGCAGCGCAGCAGAGCCTCAATTTTCCATCCCGATGCATGACGCTGATTTTATTAAGTAATTTTTTGTATTGCGTGCCATGGCAAATCGCGAAAAACGATGCAATGCCGCATTTTTGGCGTCAGCACGTCATTTCGCGGGGCCGGAACAGGATTATCGAGGACGCGCCGGGTGGTGATCCGATGCCTCGCATTTCCTTACACCAATCATTACGTTTCAATTACTTTTCACCGACACGATACAGGCCGAGTGATTGGCCACCCTTCCCGCCCGGTGTCGCGGCAGGCATCGCATCTGTCATGTTCCCGGCCGTCAGCGCTGATGACTCAGCCGGTCCCAGACGCGCATCGTCACCGCGCGATAGTGGTTGTGTTGCGCGGGGAAATGGACGAAGCGGCTATCGCGCGTCGCATAGACCGGCGATGACGCGAGCGTCGTCGCGTCGACGATATGGCGCGCATCGACCAGGCCGGACTCCAGCAGCTCCACATAGATCGCCTGCTGGTCGCCGCCGCTCGCGTAGACCGACGATCGATCGCCGAAATGCTCGATGCGCGCGCAGATACGCTCGACGAGTTCACGCATCGGCGCCACGTTGCGCACGCCGATCATGCACGAGTTGATCGCCCAGGCCGTGTGATCGGTACCGATCAGGAAGTCGCGGCCGTCGATCACGCTGTCGATCGCCTGACTCTGGTCGATCGCCAGGATGTCCGCATCGACCCAGAACACGAATTCGTGATGCGGCAGATGTTCGCGAATCAGATGCAGCTTCGCCCAGTTCGCGTCGATGCCGCCCGGCAGGAACGCCGGCGCCTCGCGATACGCGTGGTACGCATAGCCGTGCCGCGTGCAGTAGCGGACGAAGTTCTCCTCGTGCAGATCGCCATAGCCCGCGATATGCGACGTATGCAAGCTCACGAACGCAATACGCGCATGCGGATTCACATGCCGCTCCGCCTCGCGCGTTCGCTGCTGCGCGGCGCGCCAGTCATCCAGCGCGCGCGGTTGATCGCCGTGCTGGTACCGCTCGGCATCGTCGACGAGCGCAACCACGTAGCGGAAATCGTAGTCGGCCGCCGGCGCCCAGACGCCCTCCACCGCCTGCCACTCGGGCGCGTTGTGCGCGACGAGCGGCCGCGCACCGGCGATCGAATCGATCGCGATGCCATCGCTCCAGACCGTCTGCGCCGACGCGAAATGGCCGTTCGCGAGCGGCACATCGAACGGCAGCGGTGGAAAGTGCTCCGCAAGCAGCGTCGCCTCGCAAGCATCGCGGCGTTCCGGAAGGCGCATCGCCCACTTGCCCAGTTCGAATGCGAGCTTGCGCAATCGCTCCCGCACATCGGGCACATTGCGGAAGATCATGCCGCTTGCGGCGGGCAGCGGCGACTTCGACGTCTGCGTGGTGACGATTGCGTCGTAGCCGTGCGCGACGTCCGGCAGCGCGTGCGGATCGAACACGACGGAGAACGGATCGAGCACGAGCAGCAATGCGCCCGGCTCCATCGCGACGAGCTGCGCGATGATCGCGTGATACTTGTGCAGGATCTGCTGGCGCTCGCCGTACACGTGCATGCCGTCGACCGTCGCATGCCGATAGCCGTGCAGCTGCGCGTAACGCGCGTGGTTATCGACGAGTCCGTCGACAGGCCGATGAGAGAGGAAAGTCAGAACGGAATGCGGGCTTGCCAAGTGCATCACCTTGAGTTGCGCCAGGACGATACGCGATATGTAGCGCATGACGGGTGCTCAAGTCGAGCATTCATTGCCTGTGGGGCCGCGACGAAGTTCGCGTGAGGATGCGATCCGGCAGCATCGAACCTTTCTCGCGCGACACGGCACGATGGGCCCGAAAAAGAAAAAGCCCCGTCAGTCCTAGAACTGACGGGGCTTTGTCACCGCTTTTGGCGGAGACGGAGACTGTCTCCGCCTATCACTCCAGTTCACGCGGCATCACGACGCATCATCCATCGCCTTGATTCACTTGCGTTTTCCGTCCTGACACGTCTACCATTGTCCACTCAAATCGCGGGTCAGAACGTATGTACGGACGTATGTAGGAAAGTTAGGCGGAGGGTTTATGGGGCGGGGAATTCACAAGCTGTCGGCGGTCGGCGTCGGCAAGGAAGATCGGCGCGGCTACCACGGTGACGGCGGCGGCCTCTGGCTGCAGGTCAGCCAGTCCGGGACGAAGTCATGGATATTTCGATACGCCAGGCACGGCAAGACGCGCAACCTGGGGCTGGGGCCGTACCCGGACGTGACGCTGAAGGCCGCCAGGGACAAAGCTACGGAGCTGCGCGCCGCCCTTGCACGTGGCGAGGACCCGATGGCCGAGCGCGCCGCCGCCAAGGCCCAGGCTGCCAGCCGGATGACGTTCGACCAGTGCAGCGCGGCGTACATAGCGGCGCATCGGGGCGGCTGGAAGAACCCGAAGCACGCCGAGCAGTGGACGAACACCCTGGCGACCTACGCCAGCCCCGTAATCGGCAGCCTGGACGTGGCGCACGTCGCTACGCAGCACGTCGTTCGCATCCTGGAACCGATATGGCTGACGAAGAACGAAACCGCGTCGCGCGTGCGCGGCCGGATCGAACGAATCCTGGCGTGGGCGAAAACGCGCCACCTGCGTACCGGCGACAACCCGGCAGCCTGGCGGCATCACCTAGACACCCTTCTGCCGAAGCCTAGCCAGGTTCAGGAGGATTCGCACTTCCCGGCGCTACCGTATCGCCAGATGAACGAATTCATGATGGATTTGCGCGAGCGCCCAGGCGTGGCGGCGCGGGCGCTGGAATTCACGATCCTGACGGCCGCCAGAACGAACGAGACAATCGGCGCTACCTGGGATGAATTCAATTTGCAGAACGCCGTCTGGATCGTTCCAGGTCCCAGGATGAAGCGCAGCCGCGCTCACCATATCCCGCTTTGTCTCCGCGCCCTACAAATCCTGGAGGAAATGAAGGCCGAGCGCGTTGCCGATCACGTGTTTCCCAGCGGCGAAGATGGTCTGTCGAACGCAGCAATGGGGAAAGTCATCAAGATCATCAATGGGCGGCGCGAGAAAGCCGAACTGCCGCTATGGGTCGATCCGATGGAGGACAACCGGCCCGTGGTCCCGCATGGCATGCGTAGTTCGTTCCGTGATTGGGCCGGCGAGGTATCGCACCATGAGCGCGAGGTGATCGAACACGCCCTGGCACACAAGCTGGCGGACGACAGCGAAGCGGCCTACCAGCGCGGCGCGATGTTCGAGAAACGGCGTGTCCTGATGGACGACTGGGCGAAATACATCGAGACACCGCAGCCAGCGCAGGAAACTGCCATCGCAGCATGACGAACACCCCGCCCCGCGCGGGGTTTTCTTTATCCATTGCGCTGACTTGTCCAAGAATTTCGTGGCACCGCGTGAAGCGCGATGAACGACACGCATCCTGGATGACTGTTTAAACGCAATGTGCGGGGGTCCGGAAATCCCACGGGAGGAATTGCCGTCCAGCTTCAAGGATTATCGAATCGTCATAACCAAATGGACGGTTCGATACAAAATGGAACAGAAACCCAAGCGCGTTTTGCGCATCGAGGACGTTACGTACAAAGTCGGCATGCCGCGCTCGTCGGTGTACGCGGCTATCGCTCGCGGCGAATTCCCGGCAGCGATCAAACTCGGCGTGAAGGCGTCGGGCTGGCTTGAATCGGAAGTTGATGCCTGGATCGACGCACGCGTGGCAGCATCGCGCGGGCAAAAAGAAACGGGGGTGGCACGATGAACCGCGCGACCCCCAACAAAGAAAAAATCCTGAGTACTTCGAATTATACCAGCATGCTGTCCCGCATTGCGCGCGCGCTCACGAACCCCAGCCATCCAGCGGCCTTCGGCGCAATGCTCGCGCTCAACGTTCTCGTGTGGAGGCTGGCATGAGCAATCGTGAACTCCTAACCGTATCTGCCTTCAAGGAACGTTGCGTCGCCAATGCAGACGAGATGCGACGTAACGAAGATCATGCCCGCGCCCTTATGGTTGACGCACTGCTCAGGCACGTCGAAGTACGCCTTAGCTGGGGGCTGCAGGCAGCTTGCAGGGACGCCTGGAACTGCATCGGGCGCCACGTGCCGTATGCGCATAAATCCCTGGCTGAAAAGACGCTGGCAGATATCGGCTGGGTGCGCAAGCAGCGGGGGCAAGCTGAGTGACCACTTTTGACGAAATCGTAAAGGTGTCGATACCGGATTCGTTCCGCGAAAAGCCGCCGAAGCCGAAGCTTGACCCCGAACTGGAAGCCAGGAAACAGGCGTATCTGGCGGCGGCGCGGAAAGAACGGGACGCGCGGAATGCGGCGCTTGCGAACGACGCTGCGCCGCGCCCAAGGAACGGGATTGAAGCCGTCGAAGCGATGCACCGCCACGGCGTCGCGCTGGCAACCGACATGCGCGGCGAGCCATACGCGAACCTGGATGGAGCCATTGCCGTACTGCAAGGCCACCCGCGCTTCGCTGGCCGCATCTGGTACGACACGTTTCACCAGGACGTTTTCACGACCTGGGATTGCGATGAGCCGCGCCAATGGACAGACGCTGACCGATTGCTGGTCGCCGCCGTGTTCCAGCGCGAATTCGGCTTGGTGAAATTCAGCGATGAGCTGATCGACAAGGCCGCCATCGCCGTCGCGCAAGCCGACCAGCGCGACGAACTGCGCGACTGGCTGCAATCGCTGCGCTGGGACGGAACGCCGCGCCTGGGTGACTGGCTGCAGCGCGCGGTCGGTGCGCCGGACGACGAGTATCACAACGCAGTCGGCCGAAACTTCATCTTGTCGATGGTTGCGCGCGGGCTTGTGCCTGGCTGCAAGGTGGACACCATGCCTGTGTTCGAGGGCTCGCAGGGTGCCGGGAAGTCGAAACTGCTGGGCATGCTTGGCGGAAAGTATTTTTCAGAGTTGTCTGAGGGCATGGACACGAAGGACTTTTTCGTGACCATCCAGGGCACTTGGTTGGTCGAGGTCGCCGAACTGGACGCGTTTCGGAAAACCGAAGTGACCCGCATCAAACAGGCACTGTCGTCACGCCAGGACCGTTGTCGGCTGCCGTATGCGAAACGCGCCGTCAACCTGCCCCGCCGCGTTGTATTCGCTGGAACGACCAACGAACACGAATACCTGCGTGACTCGACAGGGGCGCGCCGCTTCTGGCCGCTGGCCGTGACGAGCATCGACCACGCATGGCTTGAATCAAATCGCGAACAGCTTTTCGCTGAAGCAGTAGAGGCGTTCAACACTAGGGCGACCTGGTGGGAAGTGCCGACCGAAGCCGCCAAGGCGCAGACCGATGAACGGCGCGAAACCGACGCCTGGGAAGAAACCATCGATCAGTGGTGTATCGGCCGCAGTGAAGTGCTGGTTTCCGAAGTGCTGGCCGGCATCGGTGTTGAAACGGCCCGCCAAGGTAAGGGCGAGCAGATGCGCGCCTGCAGAATCCTGGGATTACTTGGCTATAAGCGCCGGCTGTTGCGACGGTCTGGAAAACCTACCAGGGTATGGGTTCGCAACGTTGATGACGACGAACGCCCGATTTAATTGACGTGCCCCGCAGCCCCGCCATCGAGCGGGGCATTTTTGTAACCACCGTCAGCCGAGCCGTCACCACCACATGACGCCAGGTGGTGACGGCCGAAACCAGCGCCTGATAACGCTCTCATCCTTTAGCAACCACCGTAACCACCGTAACCACTAGGTTTAATAAATGTAATTGGTACACCGGGGGATATATAGGAAGTCTGGGGTTTCACGGTTTCAATGGTTACACGGTTACGTGGTTACGCCCACTGCGCCCCACTCCATCGCAGCCTGGATGATGTGCGACCTAGTGGCGTGGTGTGACGCGGCGCGTACGTGCATCGTGGTCGGTGGCTGCCACGGGGCTGGATGGTGGCGGCGCAGCGATATTCGTAACACAAAAGGTACTTCCGGAGGGGGCCAGGGTGCGGAGGTAATGGCTCCGCACCGCTCAATCTCTGGCTGGCTATTTTTAGCCCATTTCCGTTTCTCATTGTGAAATGCAGTGAACGAACGTTCGCAAACAGCGGAAATCCCACGGGAGGAACAGCACATCGAAACGCGGAACAATGCCGGAAAACTCACCGAAAGGATTCCCGAACCATGCCGCAACTGAATGCGCTTCACGAAATTTTCGACAACAGTACGCGCGCCCTTGGCTATGCCGACGTTGGCGCGGCCGACACCCCGCACCGCATCGCCGTGCCTGCCGTCGCGTCTGGCGGCATCGACCTGACCCGAGCGTTTGCGATGCGCGAGGGCTTCGAAAGCTACTACCGCCTGAACCTGGTGGAAGCCGGCAAGACGAACGAGCTGGACCCGTCCGCGCTCATGCGTGACAACAGCCGCGTGGTTTCCGCTGGCGCGCGGCTGATCGTTGCGCCGGAAAAGCCCGCGCCGCAGTTCGGCCCGCAGTCTGGCGCGAACCATCCGGGCTTCTACACCAACCCGTCGAAGGTCCGCCACGTCGA
The DNA window shown above is from Burkholderia cepacia and carries:
- a CDS encoding complex I subunit 4 family protein, yielding MHDFPFLSLAIWAPILFGACLLRAGSDRHPRRTRLIALAGAIVGLAAVVPLVAGFDAHSAAMQFVESRDWLAAFNSGWRVGIDGASLWLVVLTAFTTLVVVIASWESVTVRVAQYYASFLILSGLMVGVFVAQDGLLFFIFFEATLIPLYLLIGTWGRERRVYAAVKFFFISFAGSLLLLMAMLYLYAQSHTFDMAAWRTLQLGFAPQLLVFLGFFAAFAVKVPMWPVHTWLSDVYTDGPTGAALMLAMLKLGGYGFLRFALPITPDASHFFAPAVIALSLFAIVYASLIALAQTDLGKLLAYSTVAHMGIVTLGLFLFNRIGVEGAIVQLVSYGFVAGAMLLCVNVLVDRTKQREIAAYGGVAGVMPRFATFTVLFAMANVGLPGTSGFVGEFMVIMGAIRFNFWIGAIAALTLILSASYTLWMLKRVVFGKVASQRIAKLADLNRREIVIFASLALVVLAIGIDPKPFTDAIDPTVGKLIQEASQSKVPAGDGPVPALPSYMASTHD
- a CDS encoding tyrosine-type recombinase/integrase, producing MGRGIHKLSAVGVGKEDRRGYHGDGGGLWLQVSQSGTKSWIFRYARHGKTRNLGLGPYPDVTLKAARDKATELRAALARGEDPMAERAAAKAQAASRMTFDQCSAAYIAAHRGGWKNPKHAEQWTNTLATYASPVIGSLDVAHVATQHVVRILEPIWLTKNETASRVRGRIERILAWAKTRHLRTGDNPAAWRHHLDTLLPKPSQVQEDSHFPALPYRQMNEFMMDLRERPGVAARALEFTILTAARTNETIGATWDEFNLQNAVWIVPGPRMKRSRAHHIPLCLRALQILEEMKAERVADHVFPSGEDGLSNAAMGKVIKIINGRREKAELPLWVDPMEDNRPVVPHGMRSSFRDWAGEVSHHEREVIEHALAHKLADDSEAAYQRGAMFEKRRVLMDDWAKYIETPQPAQETAIAA
- a CDS encoding helix-turn-helix transcriptional regulator; the encoded protein is MEQKPKRVLRIEDVTYKVGMPRSSVYAAIARGEFPAAIKLGVKASGWLESEVDAWIDARVAASRGQKETGVAR
- a CDS encoding virulence-associated E family protein, with amino-acid sequence MTTFDEIVKVSIPDSFREKPPKPKLDPELEARKQAYLAAARKERDARNAALANDAAPRPRNGIEAVEAMHRHGVALATDMRGEPYANLDGAIAVLQGHPRFAGRIWYDTFHQDVFTTWDCDEPRQWTDADRLLVAAVFQREFGLVKFSDELIDKAAIAVAQADQRDELRDWLQSLRWDGTPRLGDWLQRAVGAPDDEYHNAVGRNFILSMVARGLVPGCKVDTMPVFEGSQGAGKSKLLGMLGGKYFSELSEGMDTKDFFVTIQGTWLVEVAELDAFRKTEVTRIKQALSSRQDRCRLPYAKRAVNLPRRVVFAGTTNEHEYLRDSTGARRFWPLAVTSIDHAWLESNREQLFAEAVEAFNTRATWWEVPTEAAKAQTDERRETDAWEETIDQWCIGRSEVLVSEVLAGIGVETARQGKGEQMRACRILGLLGYKRRLLRRSGKPTRVWVRNVDDDERPI